The Prosthecobacter vanneervenii genome has a segment encoding these proteins:
- a CDS encoding aldehyde dehydrogenase family protein, with protein sequence MSIPHLPALRKGRPYESLDKVQVKDHKTGEVCAEVSQVNAGIVRKDLGKIAEARAALKKFTVEQLIEITAKAGDLFLNGTLPLGDKGHTQSPQEYIATLSRTSGLPHIMVKRNMTKIHFAMTNMKMILNGLTRGLDLSVIDRGFGTQAGCPVSYFPTTKSLGLVMPSNSPAVNSLWLPSIALKIPVVIKPGREEPWTPFRLIQAFIAAGAPAEAFGFYPTDHEGSGEVVKLSGRNLVFGDVNIAKMYENNPAVQVHGPGWSKIIIGEDKIENWKEYIDVIVSSISDNGGRSCINASAVIVPKYGKEIATAIAERLGPVKPTAADDDNARLSGFANVKMADYIDSAIDNDLQTPGAEDVTAQFRDGPRKVEFEGGTFLRPTIIWCSDNKHPLANREFLCPYASVLEVPQSEVLGRIGYSLIVTAITQDEKFINELLECGDIDRLNIGPISTMKISWDQPHEGNMFEFLYKRRSIDCA encoded by the coding sequence AAGGCCGCCCCTATGAGTCGCTCGACAAGGTCCAGGTCAAAGATCACAAAACGGGCGAAGTCTGCGCCGAGGTCAGCCAGGTGAATGCCGGCATCGTGCGCAAGGACCTCGGCAAGATCGCCGAAGCCCGCGCCGCACTGAAGAAGTTCACGGTGGAGCAGCTCATCGAGATCACCGCCAAAGCTGGCGACCTCTTCCTCAATGGCACCCTGCCTCTGGGCGACAAAGGCCACACCCAGAGCCCTCAGGAGTACATCGCCACTCTTTCCCGCACCAGCGGCCTGCCGCACATCATGGTGAAGCGCAACATGACGAAGATCCACTTCGCCATGACGAACATGAAGATGATCCTCAACGGCCTGACCCGTGGGCTGGACCTGAGCGTGATCGACCGCGGCTTTGGCACCCAGGCCGGCTGCCCCGTCTCCTACTTCCCCACCACCAAGTCCCTCGGCCTCGTGATGCCGAGCAATTCCCCGGCGGTGAACTCCCTCTGGCTGCCCTCCATCGCGCTCAAGATCCCTGTAGTGATCAAACCCGGCCGTGAGGAGCCCTGGACCCCCTTCCGTCTCATTCAGGCCTTCATCGCCGCAGGTGCACCCGCAGAGGCATTCGGGTTCTACCCCACCGACCACGAAGGCAGTGGCGAAGTCGTCAAGCTCAGCGGACGCAACCTCGTCTTTGGCGACGTGAACATCGCCAAGATGTACGAAAACAACCCCGCTGTGCAGGTGCACGGCCCGGGCTGGAGCAAGATCATCATCGGCGAGGACAAGATCGAAAACTGGAAGGAATACATCGACGTCATCGTCAGCTCCATCAGCGACAACGGTGGCCGCTCCTGCATCAATGCCTCCGCCGTGATCGTGCCGAAGTATGGCAAGGAGATCGCCACCGCCATCGCCGAGCGCCTGGGCCCGGTGAAGCCCACCGCTGCAGATGACGACAACGCCCGCCTCTCCGGCTTTGCCAATGTGAAGATGGCCGACTACATCGACAGCGCCATTGACAACGACCTGCAGACTCCCGGTGCGGAAGACGTGACCGCGCAGTTCCGCGACGGTCCACGCAAGGTGGAGTTTGAAGGCGGCACCTTCCTGCGCCCCACCATCATCTGGTGCTCGGACAATAAACACCCTCTCGCCAACCGCGAATTCCTCTGCCCCTACGCCAGCGTACTGGAAGTGCCGCAGAGTGAAGTGCTGGGCCGCATCGGCTACTCTCTCATCGTCACCGCCATCACACAGGACGAGAAGTTCATCAATGAGCTGCTCGAATGTGGCGACATCGACCGCCTCAACATCGGGCCGATCAGCACCATGAAGATCAGCTGGGATCAGCCGCACGAAGGGAACATGTTTGAGTTCCTCTACAAGCGCCGCTCCATCGACTGCGCTTGA